In uncultured Fibrobacter sp., a single genomic region encodes these proteins:
- a CDS encoding extracellular solute-binding protein, giving the protein MAFAIPTAFASVQPLTVWIMPNGASPKEKLEQTLSQFTQQTGIPTQIQVLDWGDAWNKISTALESGEKAPDILQLGTTWVPYFASRGEIKPLNKLLPQIQPERFVPISWSTTHIDSDTTIYSIPWFIDIRPVLGNKRILKKNGITKESIATYQGFLKAVRKINDSKETLDDGVRVKAYALPGKSDWNITHNFAPWVWSNGGDFLKKDSSGKWQANILDEQTLLGIGRYLKFILDTLVSPEMLQMNSAQIAQLFNNGELAFIISTAEIITQTRFLGDQGGLSNARIGADGVEAFPIPLGTEGSVSFVGGSNLAIPAKNNRPEAEDLLLYLTQDENLDAYTRQIGFLPTSVKVLETWSEDSAYTEMVKALETGRTYTTIPEWGDIEQILVVMFSAVWDQLEIPALYSDEKLYNIFMEYTEQINKRLGYKGTSVMTLAEFQTLWKKILDSTEEPEQPKEATNTDHIRNNLRIAPWLFAILFIFGFASAYKRKRKK; this is encoded by the coding sequence ATGGCATTCGCCATACCGACGGCTTTTGCATCTGTACAGCCACTCACGGTTTGGATCATGCCGAACGGAGCCTCCCCGAAAGAAAAACTCGAACAGACCCTCTCCCAGTTCACACAGCAAACAGGAATCCCCACCCAAATCCAAGTTCTCGACTGGGGCGATGCATGGAACAAGATTTCCACGGCGCTCGAATCTGGAGAAAAGGCCCCCGACATTTTGCAACTCGGCACCACATGGGTCCCCTATTTCGCTTCGCGTGGCGAAATCAAGCCACTCAACAAGCTATTGCCCCAGATCCAGCCCGAACGGTTCGTACCGATTAGCTGGAGCACGACGCATATCGATTCCGACACGACAATCTATTCCATCCCGTGGTTCATCGATATCCGCCCCGTCCTCGGGAACAAGCGCATCCTCAAGAAAAACGGCATCACCAAGGAATCCATCGCGACATACCAAGGGTTCCTGAAAGCCGTGCGCAAGATAAACGATTCCAAAGAAACGCTCGACGACGGAGTCAGGGTGAAAGCCTACGCTCTCCCGGGCAAAAGCGACTGGAATATCACCCATAACTTCGCCCCCTGGGTTTGGAGCAACGGCGGCGACTTCCTCAAGAAAGATTCCAGCGGCAAATGGCAGGCAAACATCCTAGACGAGCAGACATTGCTCGGTATTGGCCGCTACCTGAAATTCATCCTCGACACACTCGTCTCGCCCGAAATGTTGCAGATGAACTCGGCCCAGATTGCCCAGCTGTTCAACAACGGCGAACTGGCATTCATTATCAGCACCGCCGAAATCATCACGCAGACGCGCTTCCTCGGCGACCAGGGCGGCCTTTCGAACGCGCGCATCGGGGCCGACGGCGTAGAAGCCTTCCCCATCCCGCTAGGCACAGAAGGCAGCGTCAGTTTTGTCGGCGGGAGCAACCTCGCCATCCCAGCAAAGAACAACCGCCCCGAAGCCGAAGACCTGCTCCTGTACCTGACACAGGACGAAAACCTGGATGCCTACACACGGCAAATCGGATTCCTCCCCACATCGGTGAAAGTTCTGGAAACCTGGTCCGAAGATTCCGCCTACACAGAAATGGTCAAGGCTCTCGAAACAGGGCGCACCTACACGACCATCCCGGAATGGGGCGATATCGAGCAAATTCTCGTGGTCATGTTCAGTGCGGTATGGGACCAGCTTGAAATTCCCGCCCTCTACTCCGACGAAAAACTCTACAACATTTTCATGGAGTACACCGAACAAATAAACAAGAGGCTCGGCTACAAGGGGACCTCGGTCATGACGCTCGCCGAATTCCAGACCCTCTGGAAGAAAATCCTCGACTCGACCGAAGAGCCCGAACAACCGAAAGAGGCGACGAACACAGATCACATCCGGAACAACCTGCGCATAGCGCCATGGCTGTTCGCCATCCTGTTCATATTCGGATTTGCATCCGCCTATAAACGCAAAAGGAAGAAATAA
- a CDS encoding DUF3332 family protein: MKKSICTLLCAGVIMLTGCYGSNACFNKLHKWNGSLGNKWLNSIVYFLGFWIFPVYGICLWLVDGLVLNTVEFWTGSNPLASGDSYYEKDAQGNSVAAVKNADGSMSVELTTAEGQKANLTLQRDENVVRALDEEGNLVAQYEIEK; this comes from the coding sequence ATGAAAAAAAGTATCTGCACTCTTCTCTGCGCCGGTGTTATCATGCTCACTGGTTGCTATGGTTCTAACGCTTGCTTCAACAAGCTTCACAAGTGGAATGGATCGCTTGGCAACAAGTGGCTGAACTCCATCGTCTACTTCCTCGGCTTCTGGATCTTCCCGGTGTACGGGATCTGCCTGTGGCTGGTCGATGGTCTCGTTCTCAACACGGTCGAATTCTGGACGGGCTCCAATCCGCTCGCTTCCGGCGATTCCTACTATGAGAAGGATGCCCAGGGCAACTCCGTTGCTGCTGTGAAGAACGCCGACGGTTCTATGTCTGTGGAACTCACCACTGCAGAAGGCCAGAAGGCAAACCTCACTCTCCAGCGCGATGAAAACGTTGTCCGCGCTTTGGACGAAGAAGGCAATCTCGTTGCCCAGTACGAAATCGAAAAGTAA
- a CDS encoding RDD family protein, producing MKWFYIDESITDGERRQGPFSIEEIQNFVKEGKITNSTLVWHSGEESWTTWKEAKAEIEQNEANQDKILQETINEILKQQVLTKHYAGFFVRGLAFSVDTILLGFAGIIAFVVLCSAGTINLQELTQATDAFSSSPSIETMNAIFNAPGMDLFFTISLLLQTVYFVVLHALYGATIGKMLFRIHVETAKGDKITWLASIIRYIASLMSMMLYCLGYLTVLIDPKRRGLHDFIASTCVVYNTPKTIQITEK from the coding sequence ATGAAATGGTTTTACATAGACGAAAGCATAACTGACGGCGAACGAAGGCAAGGCCCTTTTTCCATCGAGGAAATCCAGAATTTTGTCAAGGAAGGCAAGATAACGAATTCTACTTTGGTCTGGCACAGCGGCGAAGAATCTTGGACAACCTGGAAAGAAGCCAAGGCCGAAATAGAGCAGAACGAAGCGAACCAGGACAAGATCCTTCAAGAGACCATCAACGAGATTCTCAAACAGCAAGTATTGACCAAGCACTACGCTGGCTTTTTCGTCCGCGGTCTCGCCTTCTCCGTAGACACAATCCTTCTCGGCTTCGCCGGGATTATCGCCTTTGTCGTCTTGTGCAGCGCAGGGACCATAAACCTCCAAGAACTGACGCAGGCCACCGATGCCTTCTCGAGCAGCCCCTCCATCGAGACCATGAATGCGATTTTTAACGCGCCCGGAATGGACCTGTTCTTTACGATATCGCTTTTATTGCAAACGGTCTACTTCGTCGTACTGCACGCCCTTTACGGAGCGACTATCGGCAAGATGCTTTTCCGGATTCATGTCGAAACTGCGAAAGGCGACAAGATAACGTGGCTCGCATCCATCATCCGTTACATCGCAAGCCTCATGAGCATGATGCTCTACTGCCTCGGTTACCTGACCGTCCTCATCGACCCCAAGCGCAGGGGCCTCCACGACTTTATCGCAAGTACATGCGTTGTCTATAACACACCCAAGACTATACAAATCACGGAGAAATAA
- the miaB gene encoding tRNA (N6-isopentenyl adenosine(37)-C2)-methylthiotransferase MiaB, with product MKKYHLATYGCQMNEYDSAMIAQELDMSGCVETSNQEDADFIIVNTCSVREKAEETAIANISKLKYLNKKNPNVKVVVCGCMAKNRGSELLKRLPNVSYIVGPDQYKKIPELLLGDAQSPLHQTHHKMFIDEDLSENYLGEYAKLQNDFSTFVAIQRGCNKRCSYCIVPYLRGPEKYRDMEDVLAEVRKAADKGITEVTLLGQTVNAYKTEGGNFADLLTKVSEIGGIRRIRFTSPHPRHYTNELIDVLLNNPKVCHYAHIPIQSGSDAMLKKMRRQHNMEQYLSIIEQLRSKDPFYGISTDVICGFVGETEEDFEATLKAFETCQFDSAFMFIYSPRKGTESYKEAETLTEQEKNERHTRLVELQNAITLKRNQMMLGRTEELLVEKNSVRDETELRGRTDNFKKVVFKPEVGQIVKPGDYVKVKLDDIRGWTIRGKLIIDNG from the coding sequence ATGAAAAAATACCACTTGGCCACATACGGCTGCCAGATGAACGAGTATGACTCGGCGATGATCGCCCAGGAACTCGACATGAGCGGTTGCGTCGAGACGAGCAACCAGGAAGATGCCGACTTCATCATCGTGAACACCTGCAGCGTGCGTGAAAAGGCCGAGGAAACCGCCATCGCGAACATCAGCAAGCTCAAGTACCTGAACAAGAAGAACCCCAACGTGAAAGTAGTCGTGTGCGGCTGCATGGCCAAGAATCGCGGGTCGGAACTTTTGAAGCGCCTCCCGAACGTGAGCTACATCGTGGGTCCGGACCAGTACAAGAAAATCCCGGAACTGCTGCTCGGCGACGCCCAGAGCCCGCTGCACCAGACGCACCACAAGATGTTCATCGACGAAGACCTGAGCGAGAACTACCTGGGCGAATACGCGAAGCTCCAGAACGACTTCAGCACGTTCGTCGCCATCCAGCGCGGGTGCAACAAGCGTTGCAGTTACTGTATTGTGCCGTATCTTCGCGGGCCGGAAAAATACCGCGACATGGAAGACGTGCTCGCCGAAGTCCGCAAGGCCGCCGACAAGGGCATTACCGAGGTGACGCTCCTCGGCCAGACGGTGAACGCCTACAAGACGGAAGGCGGCAACTTTGCCGACCTCCTCACGAAGGTTTCCGAAATCGGCGGCATCCGCCGCATCCGCTTTACGAGCCCGCACCCGAGGCATTACACGAACGAACTCATCGACGTATTGCTGAACAACCCGAAAGTCTGCCACTACGCGCACATTCCTATCCAGAGCGGTTCCGACGCGATGCTCAAGAAGATGCGCCGCCAGCACAACATGGAGCAGTACCTCTCGATTATCGAGCAGTTGCGCAGCAAGGACCCATTCTACGGGATTTCGACGGACGTGATTTGCGGTTTTGTGGGCGAAACGGAAGAAGACTTTGAAGCGACTCTCAAAGCATTTGAGACCTGCCAGTTCGACTCTGCGTTCATGTTCATCTACAGCCCGCGCAAGGGCACGGAATCGTACAAGGAAGCGGAAACGCTCACCGAACAGGAAAAGAACGAACGCCACACGCGCCTCGTGGAACTGCAGAACGCCATCACGCTCAAGCGTAACCAGATGATGCTCGGCCGCACCGAGGAACTGCTAGTTGAAAAGAACTCCGTGCGCGACGAGACGGAACTGCGCGGCCGCACCGACAACTTCAAGAAAGTGGTGTTCAAGCCCGAAGTTGGCCAAATCGTGAAGCCTGGCGACTACGTGAAAGTGAAATTGGATGATATTAGAGGATGGACGATTAGAGGGAAATTGATAATTGATAATGGATAA
- the murA gene encoding UDP-N-acetylglucosamine 1-carboxyvinyltransferase, whose protein sequence is MDQFVVPQVKGPVDGEVEISGAKNAVLAVMAATLLADGISEITNVPHLKDMKTMSDVLRVIGCRISGGSHVLKIDTRGADHLEAPYELVKTMRASFYVLGPLVARFGRCRVSLPGGCAWGPRPVDLHLKGLEALGAKITVTHGYVEATCEGRLPGGNFNFPISSVGATVNVLMAATLAKGVSVLQNAALEPEIDNLIDYLTNMGAKIQGRGTRTLTVQGVESLRPGNGNTIPDRIEAGTFLCAAPITHGRVKVTKVIPEHIASTLDAFREIGCKVTTGTDWAEVDARDVQLKPISISTLPFPGFPTDMQAPLMATLLAVPGNSLIQDTVYNDRFKHVAELERLGASIQLNGNTATIKGGLPLEGADIMGSDLRASAALVLAAMMAEGETTISRIYHLDRGYEDFEAKMAKIGVTVKRVNPDAADE, encoded by the coding sequence ATGGATCAGTTTGTCGTCCCCCAAGTCAAAGGGCCCGTTGACGGCGAAGTAGAAATCTCTGGTGCAAAGAATGCCGTTCTCGCTGTCATGGCGGCGACTCTCCTTGCCGACGGTATATCCGAAATCACGAACGTCCCGCACCTCAAAGACATGAAGACCATGTCCGACGTGCTGCGCGTCATTGGCTGCCGCATCAGCGGAGGGAGCCACGTTCTCAAGATTGACACCCGTGGTGCCGACCACCTCGAAGCCCCTTACGAACTCGTGAAGACCATGCGCGCAAGTTTCTACGTGCTCGGTCCGCTCGTAGCCCGCTTCGGACGCTGCCGCGTCTCGCTCCCCGGCGGATGCGCCTGGGGCCCGCGCCCTGTGGACCTGCACCTCAAGGGCCTCGAGGCGCTCGGCGCAAAAATCACCGTGACACACGGTTATGTCGAAGCCACTTGCGAAGGTCGCCTGCCCGGCGGCAACTTCAACTTCCCGATTTCAAGCGTGGGCGCGACGGTGAACGTCCTCATGGCCGCGACCCTCGCCAAGGGCGTGAGTGTGCTCCAGAACGCAGCCCTCGAACCCGAAATCGACAACCTGATTGACTACCTCACCAACATGGGAGCCAAGATCCAGGGCCGCGGCACGCGCACGCTCACCGTGCAAGGCGTCGAGAGTCTCCGCCCCGGTAATGGCAACACCATCCCCGACCGCATCGAGGCAGGCACGTTCCTGTGCGCCGCCCCCATCACCCACGGCCGCGTGAAAGTCACTAAAGTCATCCCGGAACACATTGCGTCGACACTCGACGCTTTCCGCGAAATCGGCTGCAAAGTCACCACCGGTACTGACTGGGCCGAGGTGGACGCCCGCGACGTGCAACTCAAGCCCATCAGCATTTCCACGCTGCCCTTCCCCGGGTTCCCCACCGACATGCAGGCGCCGCTCATGGCGACCCTCCTTGCAGTCCCGGGCAACAGCCTCATTCAAGACACCGTCTACAACGACCGCTTCAAGCACGTCGCCGAGCTCGAACGCCTCGGCGCGAGCATCCAGCTCAACGGCAACACGGCAACTATCAAGGGCGGGCTCCCACTCGAAGGCGCCGACATCATGGGCTCCGACCTGCGCGCCAGTGCGGCCCTCGTGCTCGCCGCCATGATGGCCGAGGGCGAAACAACCATCAGCCGTATCTACCACCTGGACCGTGGCTACGAGGATTTCGAAGCCAAGATGGCTAAGATTGGCGTAACCGTCAAGCGCGTCAATCCGGACGCTGCCGACGAATAA
- a CDS encoding tyrosine-protein phosphatase, whose translation MHCVVKIFLWTVAFACMGIVACGDDDSSSSAPMGGESSSVIVEESSSSIELSSSSSVLENLSSSTIDSSESTEKVAAKEITEISTTVIEDTLDLFYYGCMNLNFKADSFLTIFERGDLVTLMVDGYDTLDVPVVGYRGDVSVGEYLLSVGDATGFVTLEVLNGDPAEAIGIGRDVKFPINVTVKMKEKGGYVKYLEMRQHLTMSYYLESYPTLSIEEFANFRMVNTTGMGEGVLYRSSSPIDASLGRNLYADSLAKVAGVATFVDFAEVMETAMTYRDFADSYYATQNAIFLGVPPAFVNKVFKDALVRGYRFMIEHEGPYLLHCTYGMDRTGFSIAVLEALMGATAAEIKADYAKTFINYCSVVDNVQVALTQDQVDLLKDIIAMNLRNSYHTVGVDISDFDNVDLAAATEKYLVALGMDQAEVDALKNRLK comes from the coding sequence ATGCACTGCGTCGTAAAAATTTTCCTGTGGACGGTCGCCTTTGCCTGTATGGGCATTGTCGCTTGTGGCGACGATGATAGTAGCAGTTCCGCTCCTATGGGTGGTGAAAGCAGTTCTGTCATCGTTGAAGAATCAAGTTCTTCGATAGAGCTTTCTTCTAGTAGTTCTGTTCTTGAAAATCTGTCCAGTTCTACAATTGATTCGTCGGAATCTACGGAAAAAGTTGCCGCAAAAGAAATTACCGAGATTTCGACGACGGTCATAGAAGACACTTTGGATTTGTTCTATTACGGTTGCATGAATCTCAATTTCAAAGCGGATTCGTTCTTGACCATATTTGAACGCGGCGACCTCGTTACGTTGATGGTGGACGGCTACGACACGCTCGATGTACCGGTGGTTGGGTACAGAGGCGATGTTTCTGTAGGAGAATATCTTTTAAGTGTCGGTGATGCTACAGGTTTTGTTACGCTGGAGGTCCTTAATGGAGACCCGGCAGAAGCCATTGGTATTGGTCGCGATGTCAAATTCCCGATAAATGTTACTGTGAAAATGAAGGAAAAGGGTGGTTATGTCAAATATTTGGAGATGCGTCAACATCTGACGATGTCGTATTATTTGGAATCGTATCCGACTCTTTCCATTGAGGAATTTGCGAATTTCAGGATGGTGAATACGACGGGAATGGGCGAGGGGGTGTTGTATCGTTCGTCAAGCCCGATCGATGCGTCGCTGGGCCGCAATCTATATGCGGATTCCTTGGCTAAGGTTGCGGGGGTCGCGACTTTCGTGGATTTTGCCGAAGTCATGGAAACGGCCATGACATACAGGGACTTTGCCGATTCCTATTATGCGACGCAGAATGCGATTTTCCTTGGCGTTCCTCCGGCATTTGTGAACAAGGTGTTCAAGGATGCGCTTGTCAGGGGGTACCGCTTTATGATTGAACATGAGGGCCCCTACCTGTTGCATTGCACTTATGGCATGGACCGGACAGGCTTCTCGATTGCGGTGCTCGAAGCGCTGATGGGGGCGACGGCCGCCGAAATCAAGGCCGATTATGCAAAGACCTTCATTAACTATTGTAGCGTGGTTGATAACGTGCAGGTTGCCTTGACTCAGGACCAGGTGGATTTGCTTAAGGATATTATCGCCATGAATCTGCGGAACTCGTACCATACGGTGGGTGTCGATATCTCGGATTTCGATAATGTCGACTTGGCGGCTGCAACAGAGAAATACCTAGTTGCACTTGGTATGGACCAGGCCGAAGTGGATGCACTTAAGAATCGCTTGAAGTAA
- a CDS encoding diguanylate cyclase, producing the protein MAANEFKTIRISKSIIFKSIVLLIVSMSLIVVAGTAFFTQRQLSLIFEWSHNNNSSLLQQASMSAHSEMQRFGSTLELLAKTSAIQSMIHDTAASYLKSYNISSLFISGETVSLFDREKKMICDNSMLTSAQVTYPIDFSRITPHRPLISPWYRDENNTPTRAFGTAVTDLTSGDGSLVGNFSSKRLWKIFSEHHIGQNGFLVAINANGEIIYHPNLKKWLNGIHKISEIGINDIDPKTYEIETATFITLNDGNTYLANYVYDPNYDLGLFAFQPQAEINNLVTAVITSSIIILVASIIALLFTAIWLFFILGRPMNKLISHIKQINNGDLDIDEINVGRRDDEIGQLSKAFNTMHATIKRQICELNAHRNMLEQEVKERTRELEIANAKLDIISRTDELTGLPNRRDMNRTINNEIGRSERSKKPFCFIFIDIDHFKHINDTYGHSCGDKVLQEVAHTIRGLLRRYDVLARYGGEEFLTLLPETDLDGAAVVAERFRKQVENMEFMYADYKIKVTITLGVTRFDPKLGASRSIQTADKALYEGKDSGRNRVIIWDPSRTTEEDYRAAAIELAEEQKANKRTKKGFNP; encoded by the coding sequence ATGGCTGCCAACGAATTCAAGACAATCCGGATTTCCAAGAGCATCATCTTCAAGAGCATCGTCCTCTTGATTGTCTCCATGTCGCTGATTGTCGTTGCGGGCACGGCGTTCTTCACGCAGCGCCAGCTCAGCCTGATATTCGAATGGAGCCACAACAACAATTCTAGCCTGCTGCAACAGGCATCGATGTCTGCCCACAGCGAGATGCAGCGATTCGGCAGCACCCTCGAGTTACTCGCCAAGACATCCGCCATCCAGAGCATGATTCACGACACGGCGGCCAGCTATCTCAAGAGTTACAACATTTCTTCCTTGTTCATTTCCGGCGAAACCGTATCGCTTTTCGACCGCGAAAAGAAGATGATTTGCGACAACTCGATGCTGACCTCGGCCCAAGTCACCTACCCCATCGACTTCAGCAGGATAACTCCGCACCGCCCCCTCATATCGCCGTGGTACCGCGACGAGAACAACACGCCCACAAGAGCGTTCGGCACGGCTGTCACAGACCTTACCTCCGGTGACGGAAGCCTAGTCGGCAACTTTTCGTCCAAGCGCCTTTGGAAAATTTTCTCGGAGCACCATATCGGGCAAAACGGGTTCCTAGTCGCCATCAACGCCAACGGGGAAATCATCTACCACCCCAACCTGAAAAAATGGCTCAACGGGATTCACAAAATTTCTGAAATTGGCATCAACGACATCGACCCCAAGACCTACGAAATCGAGACGGCAACGTTCATCACGTTGAACGACGGGAACACCTACCTTGCCAACTACGTGTACGACCCGAACTACGACCTCGGCCTGTTCGCCTTCCAGCCACAAGCCGAAATCAACAACCTCGTCACGGCGGTCATCACGTCAAGCATCATCATTCTCGTAGCATCCATCATCGCACTGCTGTTCACGGCTATCTGGCTGTTCTTCATCCTCGGCCGGCCAATGAACAAGCTCATTTCGCACATCAAGCAAATCAACAACGGCGACTTGGATATCGACGAAATCAACGTCGGGCGGCGCGACGACGAAATCGGGCAGCTTTCAAAAGCATTCAACACCATGCACGCCACCATCAAACGGCAAATCTGCGAACTGAACGCCCACCGCAACATGCTGGAACAAGAAGTCAAGGAACGCACCCGCGAACTTGAAATCGCGAACGCCAAGCTGGACATCATTTCGAGAACGGACGAACTGACGGGGCTCCCGAACCGCCGCGACATGAACAGGACCATCAATAACGAAATTGGCCGCAGCGAGCGTTCCAAGAAACCGTTCTGTTTCATATTCATCGACATAGACCACTTCAAGCATATCAACGATACTTACGGCCACAGCTGTGGCGACAAGGTGCTCCAGGAAGTGGCGCATACTATCCGCGGGCTCCTGCGCCGTTACGACGTGCTGGCTCGCTATGGCGGGGAAGAGTTCCTGACCCTCCTCCCCGAAACCGACCTAGACGGTGCCGCCGTGGTGGCGGAGCGCTTCCGCAAGCAGGTTGAAAACATGGAATTCATGTACGCCGACTACAAAATCAAGGTGACGATTACGCTTGGCGTAACCCGCTTCGACCCGAAACTCGGAGCGAGCCGGAGCATCCAGACCGCCGACAAGGCCCTTTACGAAGGTAAAGATTCTGGCAGGAACAGAGTCATCATCTGGGACCCCAGCCGTACAACCGAAGAAGATTACAGGGCTGCCGCCATAGAACTCGCCGAAGAGCAAAAAGCGAACAAACGGACAAAAAAGGGGTTCAACCCATAA